A region of the Jatrophihabitans sp. genome:
GACGGCCCGACCAGGGCGACCATCTGGCCGGCCTGGGCGGTGAAGCTCACCCCGCGCAGCACGTCCTGGCTCGGTGTCTGATCAAGCACCGCGACGTCTTCCAGCGAGGCCAGCGAGACCTCCGAGGCGGTGGGGTAGGAGAACCAGACGTCGTCGAACTCCACGCTCGCCTCGTCCGGCGTGACCTCAAGCGGCTTGGCGTCCGGGGCGTCGTCGATCAGCGGCGCCAGGTCGAGCACCTCGAAGACCCGGTCGAAGCTGACCAGCGCGCTCATCACGTCGACCCGGACGTTGGACAGCGCCATCAGCGGGCCGTACAGCCGTGACAGCAGCAGCGCCAGGGTGACCACGGTGCCGGTCGAGAGCTGGCCGGTGAGCGCGTAGTAGCCGCCCAGGCCGTAGACCAGCGCCTGGGCCAGGCTGGCCACCAGGCCGAGCGCGGCGAACAGGGTCCGGCCGTACATCGCCGAGCGCACCCCGATGTCGCGCACCCGGGCTGCCCGCGCCCGGAAGGAGGACGACTCGTCCGAGTGCTTGCCGAAAAGCTTGACCAGCAAGGCGCCGGAGACGTTGAAACGCTCGGTCATGGTGGTGTTCATCGAGGCGTTGAGCCCGTAGGCCTCCCGGGTGATGACCTGCAGCGTGCTGCCGATCCGCTTGGCCGGCAGCACGAACACCGGGAGCAGGGTCAGGGCGAGGGCGGTGATCTGCCAGGACAGCGTGAACATCACGGCCGCGGTGAACACCAGGCCGAAGACGTTGCTGACCACGCCGGACAGGGTGGAGGTGAACGCCTGCTGGGCGCCCAGCACGTCGCCGTTGAGCCGGCTGACCAGGGCGCCGGTCTGGGTGCGGGTGAAGAAGGCCAGCGGCATCCGCTGGATGTGGTCGAAGACCGAGGTGCGCATGTCGAAGATCAGGCCCTCACCGATCCTGGCCGAGTACCAGCGCTGGGCCAGCGACAGGCCGGCGTCGACTACCGCCAGGCCGGCGATGATCACCGCGATCCAGACCACCACCCGCACCTCGCCCCGGCTGGTGATCTCGTTGATCACCCGGCCGGCGAGCACCGGGGTGGCGACCCCGATCAGCGCGTCGAACACGATCATGAACAGGAACAGCGACAGCTCGCGGCGGTAAGGCCGGGCGAAGGCGATCACCCGGCGCGCGGTGCCGGCGCGCAGCGGCCGCTTGGCCAGTGAGGAGTCCCGTTGCATCGAGCGCATCACCGAGTAATTGCCACGGGGCATCATCGCGTCATCACCCATCGATTATCGACGCGCGGGGAAAACCTGCCGCCGGCACACGGGCTTAATTCGCTGGCAGCGCAACCGCCTGAGTTCGGCAGCCGCCGGATCACTCGTCCAGGCCGACCAGCGTCCGGAGCACGCGGTGCTGCGCCTCCCGCTCGGCCCGCTCCTGCTCGGCCTGGGACCGGCCCGACGCTGCCAGCAGCAGCGCCTTGATCTCGGTCACCGCCGCTGCCGGCTGTTTCAGGATCCGGCTCACGAACCGCTCCCCCGCCGCGGCCAGCTCGGCCGCGTTCACCACGGTGCTCACCAGCCCGATCCGCAGCGCCTCGGCGGCGTCCACCCGGCGGCCGGTGAGGCAGATCTCGGCAGCCCGGGAGTAGCCGACCAGCTCGAGCAGGCGCTTGGTCCCGCCCAGGTCGGGCACCAGTCCGAGGTTGACCTCGGCCATGCTGAACTGGGCGTCCTCGGCGGCGATCCGGACGTCACACGCCAGGCTGAGCTGAAAGCCGGCCCCGACCGCGTGGCCCTGCACCAGCGCCACGCTGACCAAGCCGGGGCGCGCGAACACCGCCAGACCCTCCTGATAGCCGGCGATCTCGGCGCTGGCCTCGTCGTGATCTGCCTGGGCCAGATCCAGGACGCTCGGGATCCCCTCGATGCCTTGCGGCGTGAACATCGCCCGGTCCAGGCCCGCGGAGAAGGACGGCCCCTCGCCGCGCACCACCAGCACCCGCACGGTGCCGGGCAGCGCGTTGACCGTCCGGGTCAACCACTCCCAGGTCAACGGGTTCTGCACGTTGCGCTTGGCCGGCCGGTTCAGGGTGAAGGTGGCGACCTGATCCGCTTCGGACAGCTCGACGACGAACCCGGCGGCAGCCGGAACCTCAGCCGGCCGCAAGCCGGTCTCGGGCGTCAGGAGACGTTCTTCTTTCCCCGGGTGGCGCCGCCGCGACTGCGCAGCGACACCTCGTTCTCGCTCAACAGCCGGTGGATGAAACCGTAGGAACGGCCGTGGCTGTCCGCCAATTCGCGGATGCTGCGCCCCTTCTCGTACTGCTTCTTCACTTCGACCGCCAACTTGTTCCGATCAGACCCCGTGATCCGGGCGCCCTTTTTCAGATCAGCCACCGTCATTCCTCTCATTGGATACCGCAGCGCAGCACCGTGGTGCAGTGATCCTTTTCGCACGCCTTCTCTTGCTAGCAGGCTGGCAACCGCAAGGCAATGCTTGGGGTGATCTTCCAAACGTCAGGCCAACGCGATCAGGTCGGCCAGGTCGGCGCTCCAGGTGTCCTCGACACCGTCGGGCAGCAAGATCACCTTGTCGGGGTTGAGCGCTTCCACCGCGCCCTCGTCGTGGGTCACCAGGACGATGGCGCCGGCGTAGTGGCGTAGCGCGTCGAGCACCTGCTCCCGGCTGGCCGGGTCCAGGTTGTTGGTCGGCTCGTCCAGCAGCAGCACGTTGGCCGCGCTGGTCACCAGCATGGCCAGGGCCAACCTGGTCTTCTCGCCGCCGGAGAGCACTCCGGCGGGCTTGTCGACGTCCTCACCGGAGAACAGGAACGCTCCCAGCACGCTGCGCAGCTGAAGGTCGGCGGGGTCGGGAGCGGCGCTGCGCATGTTCTCCAGGACGGTGCGCTCGGTGTCCAGCGTCTCGTGCTCCTGGGCGTAGTAACCCAGCCGCAGGCCGTGGCCGGGCACCACCTCGCCGGTGTCGGGCTTCTCAGCGCCGGCCAGCAGCCGCAGCAGCGTGGTCTTGCCCGCCCCGTTCAGGCCGAGCACCACCACCCGGGTCCCCCGGTCGATGGCCAGGTCGACGCCTGCGAACACCTCCAGCGAGCCGTAGGACTTGGACAGGCCCTCCGCAGTCAGCGGGGTGCGCCCGCACGGCGCGGGGTCGGGGAAGCGCAGCCTGGCCACCTTGTCGTGAGCCCGCACCTCGGCCAGCCCGGCGTTGAGCGCGTCGGCCCGGCGCAGCATCTGCTGGGCCGCCTTGGCCTTGGTCGCCTTGGCCCGCATCTTGTCGGCCTGGCCGCGCAGCGAGTCGATCTTGCGCTCGGCGTTGGCCCGCTCGCGGTTGCGCCGGCGCTCGTCGGCGTCACGCTGCTTGAGATAGGCCTTCCAGCCGACGTTGTAGACATCGACCACGCTGCGGTTGGCGTCGAGGTACCAGACCTTGTTGACCACCGCGTCCAGCAGCTCGACGTCGTGGCTGACCACGATCAGCCCGCCTCGGTGGCCCTTGAGAAAGTCGCGCAGCCACACGATCGAGTCGGCGTCGAGATGGTTGGTGGGCTCGTCCAGCAGCAGCGTGGTCGGCTCGCCGGCCGAGTCTGCGAACAGGATCCGGGCCAGCTCGATGCGCCGTCGCTGCCCGCCCGACAGCGTTCCCAGCGGCTGGGCCAGCACCCGCTCGGGCAGGCCCAGATGGGCGCAGATACGAGCCGCCTCGGCTTCGGCGGCGTACCCGCCGAGGCTTGAGAACCGTTCCTCGAGGTGGCCGTAGCGGCGCACCAGCGCCTCGTCGGCGTGCTCCTCGGCCAGCCGGTGCCCGACCGAGGTCAGCTCGTGCAGGATCTCGTCCAGGCCGCGGGCCGACAGCACCCGGTCACCGGCGGTCTGCTCCAAATCCCCCGTGCGCGGGTCCTGAGGCAGGTAGCCGACGGGGGTGTTGCTGCTCACCTGGCCGCCGTGCGGCAGCGTCTCGCCGGCGAGCACCTTCAGGCTGGTGGTCTTGCCGGCGCCGTTGCGGCCCACCAGGCCGATTCGGTCACCAGCCTGGACCCGCAACGTGGTGGGCTGCAGCAGCAGCCGCGCGCCCGCGCGCAGTTCGAGGTCGGTGGCGGTGATCATGTGAAGGCACTTTCCGGTTCAAGGCTGATGGGCAGATGAACAGGGCCGGGCTCAGCGCGGAACGGTGCTCACGTTTGATCAGATTACCCCAACCGGCCACCGCTTTCTGCCGCTGACGGGCGCGGGGGCGCCTCCCCGGTACCGTTCACTGCTAGGCCAGGCGGCTCGGGCCTAGGCCAGGCGGGACTAGACAAGCGGCTCCAACCACGGGGACCGCTCGCGCGGGGACGGTGACGATGCAGTTCAACGACGACGCTCAGCTGGACACCTCACAGGTGCAGGACGCCCGCGGCGGCGGGATGGGCCGCGGAGGCCTGGCCGTCGGCGGCGGCGGACTGGGAATCGTCGGGCTGATCGTGGTGGTGCTGTTCAACGTCCTCGGCGGCGGCGGCGGTGACGGCAGCGGCGGGATGGGCGGGCTCAGCAGCCTGGGCCAGGGCTCGAACCCCAGCTCGATCGACAACAGCGAGCTCAGCAGCGAGTGCCGCACCGGCGCGGACGCCAACGAGCGCTCGGACTGCGCGATCGTGGCCGACATCGACTCGGTGCAGGCGTTCTGGGCCACCGAGCTGCCGCGCCAGGGCGTGCGATACCGCAAGTCCCCCACGGTGTTCTTCACCGGCGGAGTCAACACCGGCTGCGGCTCGGCCAACTCAGGCGTGGGCCCGTTCTACTGCCCCGCCGACGCCAAGATCTACATCGACCTGTCGTTCTTCGACGAGCTCAAGACCCAGTTCGGCGCGACCGGCGGGGCGTTTCCCAACGCCTACGTGATCGCCCACGAGTACGGCCACCACGTGCAGGACCTGATGGGCACCTCGGACCGGGTGAACCACGGTGAGAGCGGCCCGACCTCGGACACGGTGCGGCTGGAGCTGCAGGCCGACTGCTACGCCGGGGCCTGGGCCCACCACGCCACCACGGTGCCCTCGGCCAACGGCCGGCCGTTCATCGAGAACCTCACCCAGGCCGACATCGACGCCGCGCTGGACACGGCGGGGCGGATCGGCGACGACTGGATCCAGTCACACCTGGGCAGCGGCGGGGTGGACGAGAGCAAGTTCACCCACGGCTCGTCGGCGCAGCGGCAGAAGTGGTTCGGCACCGGCTATAAGACGGGCGACCCGGCCCGCTGCGACACGTTTAAGACGAGCAACCTGGGCTGATTTGTTGCCCCGGCTATATCAGGCTGACTCCAAGGGTCGGCATGCTGGCCGGGCGCGTCATGCTCCCGCGGCGTTATAGCGACGCCACAGCATGATGCTCAAGCCCAGACCCGGCAGCTGCTCAGCCTGGAGAACGTGAGACTCAGACGTTGAAGCCGAGCGCCCGCAGCTGCTCGCGGCCGTCGTCGGTGATCTTGTCCGGGCCCCACGGCGGCATCCACACCCAGTTGATCTTCATGGCGCTGGCCAGCGGCTTGGGGCCGCCGGTCAGAGCGGCCTGGGCCTGGTCCTCGATCACGTCGGTCAACGGGCAGGCCGCCGAGGTCAGCGTCATGTCGACGGTGACGGTGGCGTCATCGGCGATGTCCAGGCCGTAGATCAGCCCGAGGTCGACGACGTTGATGCCCAGTTCGGGGTCCACCACATCGCGCAACGCCTCTTCGACGTCGTCATGCGACGGCTTGGGAATGGTGACGGCTTCGGTCATCGTGGGGCTCCTTCGGTTCGGTCCTGACAGCGTGAAGTCTGACAGCATCGGTCCTGACAGCGTGAAGTCTGACGGCTTCGGTCCCCGCGACTGGGACCTTGACGGCCGTTCACGCCGGCGCCTCAGCGGCAGTGGCCTGGGCCACCGCCGACTTCATCGCCATCCAGCCCAGCAGCGCGCACTTGACCCGCGCCGGGTACTTCGACACTCCCTCGAAGGCCACCGCGTCGTCGAGGGCGTCGGCTTCCTCCTCGGTCAGCTCACTGTTGCCCTGGGACTGCATCAGCTCAAGGAATTTCTCCTGCAACCGCATCGCGTTCTCGATCGGCGTGCCGACCACCAGGTCGCTCATCACCGAGGTGGAGGCCTGGCTGATCGAGCAGCCCTCCCCCACCCAGCCCAGCTCGGCGATCTCGCCGTCGGACAGCCTCACCCGCAGCGTCACCTCGTCGCCGCAGGTCGGGTTGACGTGGTGCACCTCGGCGTCGAACGGCTCGATCTCGCCGCGGTTCTGCGGATGCTTGTAGTGGTCGAGGATGATCTGCTGGTACATCGAGTCCATCGGCAGGCTCATCGTCGACCTCGGCCCTTCGCTTCGCTGCGACGCTCGCTCATCCGAACATCTCCTGCACCCGGGCCAGGCCGGCCACCAGCGCGTCGATCTCGGCGGCAGTGGTGTAAACGCCGAAGGACGCCCTGGTGGTGGCCGGGATGCCGTAGCGCACGCAGACCGGCCGGGCGCAGTGGTGCCCGGCGCGCACTGCGATGCCCTGCTCATCGAGCAGTTGGCTGACATCGTGCGGGTGAATGCCCTTGACGGTGAACGAGATGGTCGCGCCCCGGTCCTCGGCCGAGTTCGGGCCGATCACCCTCAGGCCCGGCACGGTTGCGAACGCCTGCAGCGCGTAGGCGGTGAGCTCGTCCTCGTGCGCCTGGATGTTGTCCATGCCGATCGCGCTGACGTAGTCGATGGCCGCGCCGAGCCCGATCGCCTCGGCGATCATCGGGGTGCCGGCCTCGAACCGGTGCGGCGGCGCGGCGTAGGTGGTGCCGGTCATGTCGACGGTCTCGATCATCTCGCCGCCGCCCATGAACGGCGGCAGCGCGGCGAGCAGCTCGTAACGCCCCCACAGCACGCCGACCCCGGTCGGGCCGTAGAGCTTGTGCCCGGTGAAGCCGAGAAAGTCGACCCCGAGCTGCTGGACGTCCACCGGACGGTGCGGCGCGGACTGGGCGGCGTCGAGGATGGTCAGCGCGCCGACCTCCTTGGCCCTGGCCACGATCCGCGCGACCGGGTTGACGGTGCCCAAGGCGTTGGACTGGTGGACGAAGGAGACCACCTTGGTGCGGGAGTCGATCCGCTCCTCGATCGCCGAGGTGACCAGCCGGCCGTCCTCGTCGATCGGGATGAACCGGAACTCCGCACCGGTGCGCTGGGCCAGCAGCTGCCATGGCACCAGGTTCGAGTGGTGCTCCATCTCGGTGACCACGACGTTGTCGCCGGGGCCGATCCGGAACTTCTCCGCGCCCGGGAAGGTGCTCGCGTTGGACAGCGAGTACGCCAGCAGGTTGAGCGACTCGGAGATGTTCTTGGTGAAGATCACCTCTTCGCGACGGGGGGCGTTGAGAAAGGCCGCCACCTTGTCGCGGGCCGCCTCGAACATCGTGGTGGCCTCGGAGCCGAGGGTGTGCACCGCGCGCGCGACGTTGGCGTTGTGCTGGGAGTAGTAGTCCTCCATCGCATCGAGCACCTGCCGCGGCTTCTGCGAGGTGTTGGCCGAATCCAGGTACACCAGCGGGACCCCGTGCACCTGCCGGGACAGGATCGGGAAGTCCTTGCGGATCGCCTCGACGTCGAACGAGCTGGTCACCTGCACCGCCTCACTGAGCTTTCTGTGTCTTCGTACTCAACAAAGAACCGGGGCCGAGCGTTACCGCCGGCCCGCTGCGACCTACAGCACCGCCGCCGGCTCGTTGGCGCCGTACCGGGCGTAGCCGTGCGCCTCGAGCTCGTCGGCGAGCTCGGCTCCGCCTGACTCCACGATCCGGCCGTCGAAGAAGACGTGCACGAAGTCGGGCTTGATGTAGCGCAGGATGCGGGTGTAGTGGGTGATCAGCAGGGTGCCGATGCCGGTCTCTCGCACCCGGTTGACGCCCTCGCTGACGGTCCGCAGCGCGTCGACATCCAGGCCGGAGTCGGTCTCGTCCAGGATGGCGATCTTCGGCTTGAG
Encoded here:
- a CDS encoding ABC transporter ATP-binding protein, giving the protein MGDDAMMPRGNYSVMRSMQRDSSLAKRPLRAGTARRVIAFARPYRRELSLFLFMIVFDALIGVATPVLAGRVINEITSRGEVRVVVWIAVIIAGLAVVDAGLSLAQRWYSARIGEGLIFDMRTSVFDHIQRMPLAFFTRTQTGALVSRLNGDVLGAQQAFTSTLSGVVSNVFGLVFTAAVMFTLSWQITALALTLLPVFVLPAKRIGSTLQVITREAYGLNASMNTTMTERFNVSGALLVKLFGKHSDESSSFRARAARVRDIGVRSAMYGRTLFAALGLVASLAQALVYGLGGYYALTGQLSTGTVVTLALLLSRLYGPLMALSNVRVDVMSALVSFDRVFEVLDLAPLIDDAPDAKPLEVTPDEASVEFDDVWFSYPTASEVSLASLEDVAVLDQTPSQDVLRGVSFTAQAGQMVALVGPSGAGKTTISQLLPRIYDVRSGSVRIGGHDVRSVTQQSLRDMIGVVSQDAHLFHDTIAANLRYARPQATDAELWQALLAANIADKIAELPDQLDTVVGDRGYRLSGGEKQRIAIARLLLKAPPIVILDEATAHLDSESERAVQLALAVALHGRTSLVIAHRLSTIRAADQVLVIDEGRIVESGTHDELLRAGGLYAELYRTQFAPGRQEQVDDVEAPLRDAPV
- a CDS encoding enoyl-CoA hydratase/isomerase family protein, with amino-acid sequence MRPAEVPAAAGFVVELSEADQVATFTLNRPAKRNVQNPLTWEWLTRTVNALPGTVRVLVVRGEGPSFSAGLDRAMFTPQGIEGIPSVLDLAQADHDEASAEIAGYQEGLAVFARPGLVSVALVQGHAVGAGFQLSLACDVRIAAEDAQFSMAEVNLGLVPDLGGTKRLLELVGYSRAAEICLTGRRVDAAEALRIGLVSTVVNAAELAAAGERFVSRILKQPAAAVTEIKALLLAASGRSQAEQERAEREAQHRVLRTLVGLDE
- a CDS encoding helix-turn-helix domain-containing protein, which codes for MTVADLKKGARITGSDRNKLAVEVKKQYEKGRSIRELADSHGRSYGFIHRLLSENEVSLRSRGGATRGKKNVS
- a CDS encoding ABC-F family ATP-binding cassette domain-containing protein — protein: MITATDLELRAGARLLLQPTTLRVQAGDRIGLVGRNGAGKTTSLKVLAGETLPHGGQVSSNTPVGYLPQDPRTGDLEQTAGDRVLSARGLDEILHELTSVGHRLAEEHADEALVRRYGHLEERFSSLGGYAAEAEAARICAHLGLPERVLAQPLGTLSGGQRRRIELARILFADSAGEPTTLLLDEPTNHLDADSIVWLRDFLKGHRGGLIVVSHDVELLDAVVNKVWYLDANRSVVDVYNVGWKAYLKQRDADERRRNRERANAERKIDSLRGQADKMRAKATKAKAAQQMLRRADALNAGLAEVRAHDKVARLRFPDPAPCGRTPLTAEGLSKSYGSLEVFAGVDLAIDRGTRVVVLGLNGAGKTTLLRLLAGAEKPDTGEVVPGHGLRLGYYAQEHETLDTERTVLENMRSAAPDPADLQLRSVLGAFLFSGEDVDKPAGVLSGGEKTRLALAMLVTSAANVLLLDEPTNNLDPASREQVLDALRHYAGAIVLVTHDEGAVEALNPDKVILLPDGVEDTWSADLADLIALA
- a CDS encoding neutral zinc metallopeptidase; translated protein: MQFNDDAQLDTSQVQDARGGGMGRGGLAVGGGGLGIVGLIVVVLFNVLGGGGGDGSGGMGGLSSLGQGSNPSSIDNSELSSECRTGADANERSDCAIVADIDSVQAFWATELPRQGVRYRKSPTVFFTGGVNTGCGSANSGVGPFYCPADAKIYIDLSFFDELKTQFGATGGAFPNAYVIAHEYGHHVQDLMGTSDRVNHGESGPTSDTVRLELQADCYAGAWAHHATTVPSANGRPFIENLTQADIDAALDTAGRIGDDWIQSHLGSGGVDESKFTHGSSAQRQKWFGTGYKTGDPARCDTFKTSNLG
- a CDS encoding metal-sulfur cluster assembly factor produces the protein MTEAVTIPKPSHDDVEEALRDVVDPELGINVVDLGLIYGLDIADDATVTVDMTLTSAACPLTDVIEDQAQAALTGGPKPLASAMKINWVWMPPWGPDKITDDGREQLRALGFNV
- a CDS encoding SUF system NifU family Fe-S cluster assembly protein; its protein translation is MSLPMDSMYQQIILDHYKHPQNRGEIEPFDAEVHHVNPTCGDEVTLRVRLSDGEIAELGWVGEGCSISQASTSVMSDLVVGTPIENAMRLQEKFLELMQSQGNSELTEEEADALDDAVAFEGVSKYPARVKCALLGWMAMKSAVAQATAAEAPA
- a CDS encoding cysteine desulfurase, which produces MTSSFDVEAIRKDFPILSRQVHGVPLVYLDSANTSQKPRQVLDAMEDYYSQHNANVARAVHTLGSEATTMFEAARDKVAAFLNAPRREEVIFTKNISESLNLLAYSLSNASTFPGAEKFRIGPGDNVVVTEMEHHSNLVPWQLLAQRTGAEFRFIPIDEDGRLVTSAIEERIDSRTKVVSFVHQSNALGTVNPVARIVARAKEVGALTILDAAQSAPHRPVDVQQLGVDFLGFTGHKLYGPTGVGVLWGRYELLAALPPFMGGGEMIETVDMTGTTYAAPPHRFEAGTPMIAEAIGLGAAIDYVSAIGMDNIQAHEDELTAYALQAFATVPGLRVIGPNSAEDRGATISFTVKGIHPHDVSQLLDEQGIAVRAGHHCARPVCVRYGIPATTRASFGVYTTAAEIDALVAGLARVQEMFG